A stretch of Sphingomicrobium flavum DNA encodes these proteins:
- a CDS encoding PilZ domain-containing protein: MVDSEGVETDVIVLDISAEGCRLETDGTPMIGEHVHLRVGRIGNYPAQVRWALGTEAGLVFTGPVQEIH, encoded by the coding sequence TTGGTCGATAGCGAAGGCGTCGAGACGGATGTTATCGTTCTCGACATCAGCGCCGAGGGCTGCCGTCTGGAGACCGACGGGACGCCGATGATCGGCGAGCATGTGCATCTGCGCGTGGGGCGGATCGGCAATTATCCGGCGCAGGTGCGCTGGGCACTGGGGACCGAAGCGGGGCTGGTGTTCACCGGCCCGGTCCAGGAAATACACTAA
- a CDS encoding PilZ domain-containing protein — protein MRNEGLIKRAPRFDVEYQGTITDEEGRTVPVRVTDINKSGCRLRSAETLAIGKKVLVQLPKLGDCSAQIRWSFGEDAGAAFCEPLNIPE, from the coding sequence ATGCGTAACGAAGGACTGATCAAGCGCGCACCGCGCTTCGATGTCGAATATCAGGGGACCATTACCGATGAAGAGGGGCGCACGGTCCCTGTTCGGGTGACCGATATCAACAAGAGCGGTTGCCGGCTCCGGAGCGCCGAAACCTTGGCGATCGGCAAGAAAGTTCTGGTTCAGCTGCCCAAGTTGGGCGATTGTTCGGCGCAGATCCGCTGGTCCTTTGGCGAAGATGCGGGCGCTGCCTTTTGCGAGCCGCTCAACATTCCCGAATAA
- a CDS encoding RNA polymerase sigma factor codes for MALRADRLLDSFLVLKAREGDADAFGRLVERWQPKLLAHAWRLTGDRESAKDAVQSAWADMAKGLGRLKEPMAFGLWAYRITSRAAARQARGEQSSLPLDAVEEAALGTADNGGEQAVEAQRLRSAIAALPAGQRAAVALHYLEEMSVAEVAVALAVPVGTVKTRLMHARDKLRASFEGDE; via the coding sequence ATGGCCCTGCGTGCCGACCGATTGCTGGACAGCTTTCTCGTGCTCAAGGCGCGAGAGGGTGATGCCGACGCTTTTGGCCGGCTGGTTGAGCGCTGGCAGCCCAAGCTTCTCGCCCATGCCTGGCGCCTGACCGGCGACAGGGAGAGTGCGAAGGATGCCGTGCAAAGCGCCTGGGCCGATATGGCCAAGGGGTTGGGGCGGCTGAAGGAACCGATGGCCTTCGGGCTGTGGGCCTATCGCATCACCAGCCGGGCGGCAGCGCGGCAGGCGCGGGGCGAGCAGTCTTCGCTGCCGCTCGACGCGGTCGAGGAAGCGGCGCTTGGTACTGCCGACAATGGCGGCGAGCAGGCGGTTGAGGCGCAGCGGCTGAGAAGTGCCATTGCGGCTTTGCCAGCGGGGCAGCGTGCGGCGGTGGCACTCCATTATCTCGAGGAAATGAGCGTGGCGGAAGTCGCGGTGGCGCTGGCGGTGCCGGTCGGCACGGTGAAGACGCGGCTGATGCATGCCCGGGACAAGTTGAGAGCCAGTTTTGAAGGAGACGAATGA
- a CDS encoding DUF6768 family protein: MRDFDALMKETLDAEERELLAQMGEEPGWFSQIFGLFTGKIGWTNIVLAITQAVMFIAGIWAAVHFFNATEPLEALRWGLPAAVLMILAAVIKLSMLPVVYVNRVLREVKLLQLQLAQKH, encoded by the coding sequence ATGCGTGATTTCGATGCGCTGATGAAGGAAACGCTGGACGCGGAAGAGCGCGAACTCTTGGCCCAGATGGGTGAGGAGCCGGGCTGGTTTTCGCAAATCTTTGGCCTGTTTACGGGCAAGATCGGCTGGACAAATATTGTTCTCGCCATCACCCAGGCGGTGATGTTCATCGCCGGCATTTGGGCAGCCGTGCATTTCTTCAATGCGACCGAGCCGTTGGAGGCATTGCGCTGGGGCCTGCCGGCCGCGGTGCTGATGATCCTGGCGGCCGTAATCAAGCTGAGCATGCTGCCGGTCGTTTATGTCAACCGCGTGCTGCGCGAGGTAAAATTGCTACAGCTGCAGCTGGCGCAGAAGCACTAA
- a CDS encoding CCA tRNA nucleotidyltransferase, translated as MRFDVAPFRARRGMEKLLEALGEGQVRFVGGAVRDSLLGLKVADIDVATPHAPQEVVRRLEAASIKAVPTGIDHGTITAVTSGTVVEVTTLRSDVSTDGRRATVAFTDDWQEDAARRDFTINALYADPVSGEIFDYFGGLADLETRTVRFIGDPLQRIAEDHLRILRFFRFHARFGHDAPDAAGLAACTQRANDLMALSRERIADELLKLLALPSPVSTIETMIAHGIFKPVLPEIADAQALAALLAFEHQTILEPSALRRLAALIPSDVEVGRDIAARLKFSKAQRVHLAKILVPAEGPASTMAYRDGKEAAMDRIALTPAWDGDRKAAVAELESWDIPTLPIKGGDLIAKGITQGPDVARTLKAIEEDWIASNFPDGPEFDALVARHLG; from the coding sequence ATGCGCTTTGACGTCGCGCCCTTCCGCGCCCGCCGCGGCATGGAAAAACTGCTCGAAGCGCTTGGCGAAGGCCAGGTCCGCTTCGTCGGCGGCGCGGTGCGGGACAGCCTGCTCGGCCTCAAGGTCGCCGATATCGACGTCGCCACGCCCCATGCCCCGCAGGAGGTCGTCCGCCGCCTTGAGGCCGCCAGTATCAAGGCGGTGCCCACCGGGATCGATCATGGCACCATCACTGCCGTCACCTCGGGCACCGTGGTCGAGGTGACCACCCTGCGCAGCGACGTCTCGACCGATGGCCGCCGCGCCACCGTCGCCTTCACCGACGACTGGCAGGAAGACGCCGCGCGCCGCGACTTCACCATCAACGCCCTTTATGCCGACCCTGTGAGCGGCGAGATTTTTGATTATTTCGGCGGCCTTGCAGACCTTGAAACCCGCACGGTCCGCTTCATCGGCGATCCCTTGCAGCGCATCGCCGAGGATCACCTGCGCATCTTGCGCTTCTTCCGCTTCCACGCCCGCTTCGGCCATGATGCGCCCGACGCCGCCGGCCTCGCCGCCTGCACCCAGCGCGCCAACGACCTCATGGCCCTGTCGCGCGAACGCATTGCCGATGAGCTACTGAAATTGCTGGCGCTTCCCTCACCTGTCTCGACGATCGAGACGATGATCGCGCATGGCATCTTCAAGCCCGTCTTGCCTGAGATCGCCGATGCCCAAGCGCTGGCTGCGCTCCTCGCCTTCGAGCATCAAACCATCCTCGAACCCAGCGCCCTGCGCCGCCTTGCCGCCCTCATCCCCAGCGATGTTGAGGTCGGCAGGGATATTGCCGCGCGCCTCAAATTCTCCAAGGCCCAGCGCGTCCACCTCGCCAAGATTCTCGTGCCCGCCGAAGGGCCCGCCAGCACCATGGCCTACCGCGATGGCAAGGAGGCGGCGATGGACCGGATCGCACTCACCCCCGCATGGGATGGAGATCGCAAAGCCGCCGTGGCCGAACTCGAAAGTTGGGACATCCCCACCCTGCCCATCAAGGGCGGCGACCTCATCGCCAAGGGCATCACCCAGGGCCCCGACGTCGCCCGCACGTTGAAGGCCATCGAGGAAGACTGGATCGCGTCCAATTTCCCCGATGGCCCGGAATTCGACGCGCTCGTCGCGCGCCATCTGGGTTAG
- a CDS encoding CoA pyrophosphatase codes for MTLEERLRAAIAAPRPLEVSQDDMDRHELGETCPAAVLVPVIERLSPTLLLTQRAGDMRTHAGQIAFPGGRIDPGETPADAALREAEEELGIPRSTPQPLGFIDSYRTGTGFYVAPLIAILPPDLPIIPQPDEVADWFEAPLDLLIDPANHSRESVEWKGRLRHYWRIHFEDRYIWGATAGMIVNLSHRLRHAL; via the coding sequence ATGACGCTGGAAGAGCGCCTGCGCGCCGCCATCGCTGCGCCCCGCCCGCTTGAGGTCAGCCAGGACGACATGGACCGGCACGAGCTGGGCGAAACCTGCCCTGCCGCGGTGCTGGTCCCCGTCATCGAGCGGCTCAGCCCTACCCTGCTCCTGACCCAGCGCGCGGGGGACATGCGCACCCATGCCGGACAGATCGCCTTTCCCGGCGGGCGCATCGATCCCGGCGAAACCCCTGCCGATGCGGCGCTGCGCGAAGCTGAAGAAGAATTGGGCATTCCTCGCTCCACGCCCCAGCCGCTCGGCTTTATCGACAGCTACCGCACCGGCACCGGATTCTATGTTGCACCGCTCATTGCCATCCTGCCGCCCGACCTTCCCATCATCCCCCAGCCCGATGAGGTTGCCGACTGGTTCGAAGCCCCGCTCGACCTGCTCATCGATCCTGCCAACCACAGCAGGGAAAGCGTTGAATGGAAGGGGCGGCTGCGCCATTACTGGCGCATCCATTTTGAAGACCGCTACATCTGGGGGGCCACTGCGGGCATGATCGTCAACCTGTCACACCGGCTGCGCCATGCGCTTTGA
- a CDS encoding DUF1285 domain-containing protein, with protein MPETRRPPLSLAGQSLAEIAAAIDERGAPPVDKWNPDHCGDSEMRIARDGSWTHQGSPITRDAMVRLFSTVLRREEDGSHVLVTPVEKLTIEVERTAFRAVQMKVEGEGQDQTIAFQLNSGDLVIAGPDHPLTIVQEDDGPSPRIAVRYGLEAELDRPLYYELAELALAHDPPGVWSGGQFFSLAQ; from the coding sequence ATGCCCGAAACAAGACGCCCTCCTCTATCGCTTGCCGGCCAGAGCCTGGCCGAGATTGCCGCCGCCATCGACGAGCGCGGCGCGCCGCCCGTCGACAAGTGGAATCCCGACCATTGCGGCGATAGCGAAATGCGCATCGCCCGCGACGGCAGCTGGACCCATCAGGGCAGCCCGATCACCCGCGATGCCATGGTCCGGCTTTTCTCCACCGTTTTGAGGCGCGAGGAAGATGGCAGCCACGTCCTCGTCACCCCGGTCGAAAAGCTGACCATCGAAGTGGAGCGCACCGCCTTTCGCGCCGTCCAGATGAAGGTCGAAGGAGAAGGCCAAGACCAGACCATCGCCTTCCAGCTCAATTCGGGCGACCTCGTCATCGCCGGCCCCGACCATCCGCTGACCATCGTGCAGGAGGATGACGGTCCCTCGCCGCGCATCGCCGTGCGCTACGGGTTGGAGGCCGAACTGGACCGCCCACTTTATTACGAGCTGGCCGAACTGGCGCTGGCGCACGACCCGCCCGGCGTCTGGTCGGGCGGCCAATTCTTCAGTCTTGCCCAATGA
- a CDS encoding SDR family oxidoreductase, whose translation MRRTAIVTGARHRVGRAICEALLGRGWRVVAHVRGEGDAVAEGAHKVVADLAEPDAAPRIIDAAGGHIDLLVNNAARFQPDSLADFSAGEFDAHMAVNLKAPVALTQVLAAKHEAGRDAAIVNILDAKLAAPNPDFLSYTLAKAGLAGLTEIAARALAGKGIRVNAISPALMLQSLGQDEAGFASVHAANLLGRGVEPDELVDALLYLADARSVTGQTIILDGGQRFMALPRDVQYMEQQ comes from the coding sequence ATGCGCCGCACCGCCATCGTCACCGGCGCCCGCCACCGGGTGGGCCGTGCCATCTGCGAAGCCCTGCTGGGCCGCGGTTGGCGCGTGGTCGCGCATGTTCGCGGCGAGGGCGATGCGGTGGCCGAGGGGGCTCACAAGGTCGTGGCCGACCTGGCCGAGCCTGACGCGGCGCCGAGGATTATCGATGCAGCCGGCGGGCATATCGACCTTCTGGTCAACAATGCCGCGCGCTTTCAGCCCGACAGCCTTGCCGACTTTTCGGCCGGCGAATTTGACGCGCACATGGCGGTCAATCTCAAGGCGCCGGTTGCGTTGACCCAAGTATTGGCGGCGAAGCACGAGGCGGGGCGCGATGCCGCGATCGTCAACATCCTCGATGCCAAGCTGGCCGCGCCCAACCCCGACTTCCTCAGCTATACGCTGGCCAAGGCCGGTTTGGCCGGGCTGACCGAGATCGCGGCGCGCGCGCTGGCGGGCAAGGGCATTCGCGTCAATGCCATCTCGCCCGCGCTGATGCTGCAGTCGCTGGGACAGGATGAGGCGGGCTTTGCCAGCGTGCATGCTGCCAATCTCCTGGGCCGCGGAGTCGAACCGGACGAGCTGGTCGATGCGCTTCTCTATCTGGCCGACGCCAGGAGCGTGACCGGCCAGACAATCATCCTCGATGGCGGCCAGCGCTTCATGGCGCTGCCCCGCGACGTCCAATATATGGAGCAACAATGA
- a CDS encoding dihydroneopterin aldolase: MTLDGLPKLNPAIRKVLLQGLEVSADIGFHDHEVGTPQRIVLDIEILLDEGTDPARDEKADAWNYDFVREEVMRIVAARRYNLQETLVRTIFDRIGSVKGVKSLRVRSIKPDIYPDAAGVGVEYASH; this comes from the coding sequence ATGACCCTCGATGGCCTGCCCAAACTCAACCCTGCGATCCGCAAGGTGCTGCTGCAGGGGCTCGAAGTGAGCGCCGATATCGGCTTTCACGATCATGAGGTCGGAACGCCCCAGCGAATCGTCCTCGATATTGAAATCCTGCTCGACGAGGGGACCGATCCTGCGCGCGATGAAAAGGCTGATGCGTGGAATTACGACTTCGTGCGCGAGGAAGTGATGCGCATCGTTGCGGCGCGGCGCTACAACCTGCAGGAAACATTGGTGCGGACTATCTTCGACCGCATCGGATCGGTAAAAGGCGTGAAGTCGCTGAGGGTTAGGTCGATCAAACCCGACATTTACCCCGATGCTGCGGGGGTCGGGGTGGAATATGCATCGCATTGA
- a CDS encoding energy transducer TonB: protein MSYANRKQMSGNRPLAIAMVALVTITLGYALVSGLAYNVVKQTVEDLKTFDVEDEPPPPPEEVPPPPEQQQVEIPPPVVAPPPIVRTPVVAPPIVSTPVAPPPQVTVTAPTAPPAPPAPPPPRIEPTKPRADLRSYFSTDDYPARALRNGDEGTARARLTVGTNGRVTACTITQSTGSSDLDNQTCRILERRARFTPATDDTGAKVSDTVTTPPIRWELPPER from the coding sequence ATGTCCTACGCCAATCGCAAACAGATGAGTGGTAACCGTCCACTGGCCATCGCCATGGTGGCCCTGGTTACCATCACCTTGGGATACGCGCTGGTGAGCGGGCTCGCTTACAACGTGGTCAAGCAGACCGTCGAGGATCTGAAGACCTTCGACGTTGAAGATGAGCCGCCGCCCCCGCCCGAGGAAGTGCCGCCCCCGCCCGAACAGCAGCAGGTGGAAATTCCGCCGCCTGTCGTGGCGCCCCCGCCCATCGTGCGCACCCCGGTGGTCGCACCCCCGATCGTGTCGACGCCCGTCGCGCCTCCACCGCAGGTGACCGTGACCGCTCCGACTGCGCCGCCGGCCCCGCCCGCGCCGCCGCCGCCGCGGATCGAGCCAACCAAGCCGCGCGCCGACCTTCGGTCTTATTTTTCCACTGACGATTATCCGGCCCGCGCGCTTCGCAACGGTGATGAAGGGACGGCGCGTGCGCGCCTGACCGTAGGGACCAACGGTCGCGTGACCGCCTGCACCATCACCCAGTCGACGGGTAGCTCGGATCTCGACAACCAGACCTGCCGCATCCTTGAACGTCGCGCCCGCTTCACGCCGGCCACCGACGATACCGGTGCCAAGGTTTCTGACACGGTGACCACGCCGCCCATTCGCTGGGAGCTGCCGCCGGAACGTTGA
- a CDS encoding MotA/TolQ/ExbB proton channel family protein — protein MVINFLLAAAAEENPYGIEAALREGGIIAYATFGILVGMSIFTFYILFTKLLQQQKIMSQANKVRANFWNSANLKEAAAKLEKKSAYRAIVEDAVVAMDQHGKLTDPVEQHDWLHGSLERSKNSIGNRLGEGLAFLATTGATAPFIGLFGTVVGIYRALIKIGASGQASIDAVAGPVGEALIMTALGLVVAVPAVMAFNWLQRRNKAIMEDLSAFTTDIHGYLMSDGKVKPVMAAPGATATAKPAATTTGGVPPKPTVKS, from the coding sequence ATGGTCATTAATTTCCTCCTGGCAGCCGCTGCCGAAGAAAATCCCTACGGCATCGAGGCCGCGCTTCGCGAAGGCGGTATCATCGCCTATGCGACGTTCGGTATCCTCGTCGGCATGTCGATCTTCACCTTCTACATCCTGTTCACCAAGCTGCTCCAGCAGCAGAAGATCATGAGCCAGGCCAACAAGGTCCGCGCCAACTTCTGGAACTCGGCCAACCTCAAGGAAGCCGCTGCGAAGCTGGAAAAGAAGAGCGCCTATCGCGCGATCGTCGAAGACGCCGTCGTGGCGATGGACCAGCATGGCAAGCTGACCGATCCGGTCGAACAGCATGACTGGCTGCACGGTTCGCTCGAGCGTTCGAAGAACTCGATCGGCAACCGCCTGGGTGAAGGCCTTGCCTTCCTCGCGACGACCGGTGCGACCGCGCCGTTCATCGGCCTGTTCGGTACCGTTGTCGGCATCTATCGCGCCCTCATCAAGATCGGTGCATCGGGCCAGGCCTCGATCGACGCCGTCGCCGGCCCGGTCGGTGAAGCCCTGATCATGACCGCACTCGGTCTGGTCGTCGCGGTTCCCGCGGTTATGGCCTTCAACTGGCTGCAGCGCCGCAACAAGGCGATCATGGAAGATCTTTCGGCCTTCACGACCGACATCCATGGTTACCTGATGAGCGACGGCAAGGTGAAGCCCGTCATGGCTGCCCCGGGCGCCACGGCGACGGCAAAACCGGCCGCAACCACCACTGGTGGCGTGCCGCCCAAGCCGACCGTCAAGAGCTAA
- a CDS encoding ExbD/TolR family protein translates to MAISSAALDGDEETPMSDINTTPLVDVMLVLLIIFLIAVPVVLETVPVKLPGVAFEATVTKPENVNLSVKGDDAGNCEVYWNTTKMESADDLLDRAVEKLTDEIEKLGGVDNLTPENMPEAHIRGDINTPYKCIGATIFTMQRAGFARVGFISEPPPGTAVTRL, encoded by the coding sequence ATGGCTATTAGTAGTGCAGCACTGGACGGCGATGAAGAGACTCCGATGTCCGACATCAACACGACGCCCCTCGTGGACGTCATGCTGGTGCTTCTCATCATCTTCCTGATCGCGGTCCCCGTCGTGCTTGAAACGGTTCCGGTCAAACTTCCTGGCGTCGCCTTCGAGGCGACCGTCACCAAGCCCGAAAATGTGAACCTTTCGGTCAAGGGCGACGATGCCGGCAATTGTGAAGTCTATTGGAACACCACCAAGATGGAATCGGCCGACGATCTGCTCGACCGTGCCGTCGAAAAGCTGACCGATGAGATCGAAAAGCTGGGCGGTGTCGACAATCTGACCCCCGAGAACATGCCTGAAGCGCATATTCGCGGCGACATCAACACGCCCTATAAGTGCATCGGCGCGACCATTTTCACCATGCAGCGTGCCGGTTTTGCCCGCGTCGGCTTCATTTCCGAGCCGCCCCCGGGCACCGCGGTCACCCGCCTCTAA
- a CDS encoding ExbD/TolR family protein, whose translation MAISAGGGDGEPMMDMNTTPLIDVMLVLLIMFIITIPVQTHAVKLDLPQDDGSNNPPPVDPVKNKIVVTSGDVILWNGTPVSQLELRQYLDVSQQMVPIPELHLQPEPNARYEVVDEVLAITKRASVEKMGFVGNEAYYQEF comes from the coding sequence ATGGCTATTTCAGCAGGTGGTGGTGATGGCGAACCGATGATGGACATGAACACGACGCCGCTTATCGACGTCATGCTCGTGCTTCTCATCATGTTCATTATTACCATTCCGGTGCAGACCCACGCGGTAAAGCTCGATCTTCCCCAGGATGATGGCAGCAACAACCCGCCGCCGGTCGATCCGGTGAAGAACAAGATCGTCGTGACCTCAGGTGACGTGATTCTGTGGAACGGCACGCCCGTCAGCCAGCTCGAACTGCGTCAGTATCTTGACGTGTCGCAGCAGATGGTGCCGATCCCCGAACTTCACCTCCAGCCCGAACCCAACGCCCGTTACGAGGTGGTGGACGAGGTGCTGGCCATCACCAAGCGCGCAAGCGTGGAAAAGATGGGGTTCGTCGGTAACGAAGCCTACTACCAGGAATTCTAA
- a CDS encoding ExbD/TolR family protein: MPKARFASPVRSEAVMGEMNTTPLIDVMLVLLIMFIITVPVQTHSVDLDLPNGPPPNVPQDNVRNMVTIAPDDQYRWNGYRVSDEDMRALLVAAATNPARPELHLRPDEFARYERVDQLLAEAKRAGTTKLGFVGNEQHQTAF, from the coding sequence ATGCCAAAAGCGAGATTTGCGAGCCCTGTGCGCAGCGAAGCGGTAATGGGCGAGATGAACACCACGCCGCTCATCGACGTGATGCTGGTCCTGCTGATCATGTTCATCATCACCGTGCCGGTGCAGACCCATTCGGTCGACCTCGACCTGCCGAATGGTCCGCCGCCCAATGTGCCGCAGGACAATGTGCGCAACATGGTGACGATCGCGCCCGACGATCAGTATCGCTGGAACGGCTATCGGGTATCGGACGAGGACATGCGCGCGCTGCTTGTGGCTGCCGCGACCAATCCCGCGCGGCCCGAACTGCATCTCCGCCCCGATGAATTTGCCCGTTACGAGCGCGTCGACCAGCTGCTGGCCGAGGCGAAGCGGGCGGGTACGACCAAGCTTGGTTTCGTGGGTAACGAGCAGCACCAGACGGCTTTTTGA
- a CDS encoding cytochrome c biogenesis protein DipZ: MILYLLAYLGGILTILSPCILPVLPFVLARSDRPFISNGLPMLGGMALAFTAIASLAAVGGEWAVQANSLGRLFALALMAGFALLLLFPSLSERVMRPLVGWGERLSNRADKGGSGLGSSILLGIATGLLWAPCAGPILGLILTGAALSGASAQTALLLLAYALGAATSLAGALLVGGKLYARMKASIGTGEKLRKGLGVMILGAVIFIAAGLDTKLLTRLSSQTTFAIEQGLSRTLGLEDRELTTMVGADAPLPDEGPLPSLDGAIHWLNSEPLSRDELKGKVVLVDFWTYSCINCIRAAPYVQAWHERYADDGLVIIGVHTPEFAFERRLDNVRAAMDDLGLTYPVAIDNDWTIWKAFDNRYWPAHYLADAEGRLRYHHFGEGKYDVTEEAIRQLLMEAGATNLDDTRSQARASAVQQQADRAGRKSPETYLGWKRMERVGNADIAQGEVADYVLPDLAALNSWGFDGRWQVLRERARAIGRDARIGFTFQSRDLHLVLGSDDGKPRRFQILLDGEAPGADAGLDVDEDGYGTVTDHRLYQLVRHEEGARQRTFTIRFIDSGVEAYAFTFG, encoded by the coding sequence ATGATCCTCTACCTCCTCGCCTATCTGGGCGGCATCCTGACGATCCTTTCGCCCTGCATCCTGCCGGTGCTGCCCTTCGTCCTCGCCCGCTCGGATCGCCCCTTCATCTCCAACGGCCTGCCCATGCTGGGCGGAATGGCGCTGGCCTTCACCGCCATTGCCAGCCTGGCCGCGGTCGGCGGGGAATGGGCGGTGCAGGCCAACAGCCTCGGCCGCCTCTTCGCGCTCGCGCTGATGGCCGGCTTCGCGCTGCTATTGCTCTTCCCCAGCCTGTCCGAACGCGTCATGCGTCCGCTCGTCGGCTGGGGCGAACGGCTCTCCAACCGCGCCGACAAGGGTGGCAGCGGGCTGGGCAGCTCGATCCTTCTCGGGATTGCCACCGGATTGCTCTGGGCCCCCTGCGCAGGTCCCATCCTCGGGCTCATCCTCACCGGCGCGGCGCTATCGGGTGCCAGCGCGCAGACCGCGCTCCTCCTGCTCGCTTACGCGCTCGGCGCCGCCACCAGCTTGGCGGGCGCGCTGCTCGTCGGCGGCAAGCTTTATGCGCGCATGAAGGCCTCGATCGGCACGGGCGAGAAGCTGCGCAAGGGTCTTGGCGTCATGATCCTTGGCGCGGTAATCTTCATCGCCGCCGGGCTCGATACCAAGCTGCTGACCCGCCTATCTTCGCAGACCACCTTTGCCATCGAACAGGGACTGTCGCGCACCCTCGGCCTCGAGGATCGCGAACTGACTACCATGGTCGGCGCGGATGCGCCGCTGCCCGACGAAGGCCCGCTGCCTTCGCTCGATGGCGCGATCCACTGGCTGAACAGCGAGCCCCTCAGCCGCGATGAACTCAAGGGCAAAGTCGTCCTCGTCGATTTCTGGACCTATAGCTGCATCAATTGCATCCGCGCTGCGCCCTATGTGCAGGCCTGGCATGAACGCTATGCCGATGACGGGCTCGTCATCATCGGCGTGCACACCCCCGAATTCGCCTTCGAACGACGGCTCGACAATGTGCGCGCGGCCATGGACGATCTTGGCCTCACCTACCCGGTCGCGATCGACAATGACTGGACCATCTGGAAGGCCTTCGACAATCGCTACTGGCCCGCCCATTATCTCGCCGATGCCGAGGGACGCCTGCGCTACCACCATTTCGGCGAGGGCAAATATGACGTCACCGAAGAAGCCATCCGCCAATTGCTGATGGAAGCCGGCGCGACCAACCTCGACGATACGCGCAGCCAGGCCCGGGCCAGCGCGGTCCAGCAACAGGCCGACCGCGCCGGGCGCAAGTCGCCCGAAACCTATCTCGGCTGGAAACGCATGGAGCGCGTCGGCAATGCCGACATCGCGCAGGGCGAGGTCGCGGACTATGTGCTGCCCGATCTTGCCGCGCTCAACAGCTGGGGTTTCGACGGGCGCTGGCAGGTGCTGCGTGAACGCGCCCGCGCCATCGGCCGCGATGCCCGCATCGGCTTCACCTTCCAGTCGCGCGATCTCCACCTCGTGCTCGGCAGCGATGACGGCAAGCCACGCCGCTTCCAGATCCTCCTCGATGGCGAGGCTCCCGGCGCCGATGCAGGGCTAGATGTGGATGAAGACGGCTATGGCACCGTGACCGATCACCGCCTCTACCAATTGGTGCGGCACGAAGAAGGCGCACGGCAGCGCACCTTCACCATCCGCTTCATCGATTCGGGCGTGGAAGCCTACGCCTTCACGTTCGGCTAG
- the msrB gene encoding peptide-methionine (R)-S-oxide reductase MsrB has product MQRRRQFLGTAIAALAATLASPALGNPHAKGKFAVRMTKAQWKTKLGAKRFHILREAGTERAYSSPLNDEKRAGTFHCAGCDAPLFSSLTKYDSRTGWPSFWDAMDGRVGYAKDTSLFMVRIEEHCARCGGHLGHRFSDGPKPTGKRHCINGLSLRFKPA; this is encoded by the coding sequence ATGCAACGCCGCCGCCAATTCCTCGGAACCGCCATCGCCGCGCTGGCCGCCACCTTGGCTTCGCCCGCGCTCGGCAATCCTCACGCCAAGGGAAAGTTCGCCGTGCGGATGACCAAGGCGCAATGGAAGACGAAACTGGGCGCCAAACGCTTTCACATCCTGCGCGAAGCGGGCACCGAGCGCGCTTATTCCTCGCCCCTCAACGATGAAAAGCGTGCCGGCACTTTCCATTGCGCGGGCTGCGATGCGCCGCTTTTCTCCAGCCTTACCAAATATGACAGCCGCACCGGCTGGCCCAGCTTCTGGGATGCGATGGACGGGCGGGTCGGCTATGCCAAGGATACCAGCCTCTTCATGGTGCGGATCGAGGAGCATTGCGCGCGCTGCGGCGGCCATCTTGGCCACCGATTTAGCGATGGCCCCAAGCCGACCGGCAAGCGCCATTGCATCAACGGCCTCAGCCTCCGCTTCAAGCCCGCCTAG